The following coding sequences are from one Psychrobacter sp. AH5 window:
- a CDS encoding ATP-grasp domain-containing protein, which yields MTNDISNNEKTKAVWLAEGQSSQRDMLESLQWLKTQATSPFTIIGSHRHQRPEIFEFADKVYLEPYQSASEAEAQPLVERWQYVLKQAKQNNVKVLLTGRNSIDYEAHRAAFTEAGIRLLTGATSVVALETIDDKFAFMQQCQAHNIPVATAWRFDTIDELEALLAKHSHQPLCVKPVTGIFAQGFWRLDADKKTEDQYDSFEHLYFTEDKKINTTQFIAAYRDSQLVKEQPIPMLLMPYLSGREYSIDVVCEAGEVLAAITRYKTGKVQHIGYDESVMEVVIALIKAFQCDGIVSVQTKEDEQGQHRVLEINSRPSGGIGYTTHSGVDLTKVGFSYWLGLTDKPKLADVVKQITPCQVRSIMTSVKIEVDEANGFE from the coding sequence ATGACTAACGACATAAGCAACAACGAGAAAACAAAAGCCGTTTGGCTTGCTGAGGGTCAATCTAGCCAGCGCGATATGTTAGAGAGCTTACAATGGCTAAAAACTCAAGCTACCTCGCCATTTACTATCATTGGCTCTCATCGTCACCAGCGTCCTGAGATATTTGAATTTGCTGATAAGGTTTATCTTGAGCCTTATCAGTCAGCTAGCGAAGCTGAGGCTCAGCCCTTAGTTGAGCGTTGGCAGTATGTGCTAAAACAGGCCAAACAAAATAACGTCAAAGTATTACTCACTGGCCGTAATAGTATAGATTATGAGGCGCATAGAGCGGCCTTTACCGAGGCAGGTATTCGGCTATTAACTGGCGCCACTAGCGTAGTTGCTCTTGAGACGATCGATGATAAATTTGCTTTTATGCAGCAGTGTCAGGCTCATAACATTCCAGTCGCGACCGCTTGGCGTTTTGATACTATCGATGAGCTAGAGGCACTATTGGCTAAGCATAGTCATCAGCCCCTCTGCGTAAAGCCAGTAACTGGTATATTCGCACAAGGATTTTGGCGACTCGATGCCGATAAAAAAACAGAAGATCAGTACGACAGCTTTGAGCACTTATACTTTACTGAAGATAAAAAAATCAATACTACTCAATTTATCGCTGCTTATCGCGATAGCCAACTGGTAAAAGAGCAGCCTATTCCGATGCTACTCATGCCTTATTTATCGGGGCGTGAGTACTCTATCGACGTGGTTTGTGAAGCTGGTGAAGTACTGGCCGCTATCACTCGTTATAAAACTGGCAAGGTTCAGCATATTGGCTATGATGAGTCGGTGATGGAAGTAGTTATCGCGCTAATCAAAGCTTTTCAGTGTGATGGTATCGTTAGCGTACAGACCAAAGAAGATGAGCAAGGCCAGCACCGAGTATTGGAGATTAACAGTCGTCCTTCGGGCGGTATTGGCTACACTACTCACAGCGGCGTCGATCTCACAAAAGTAGGCTTTAGTTATTGGCTCGGTTTGACCGACAAGCCCAAATTGGCTGATGTCGTCAAGCAAATTACTCCTTGTCAGGTACGCTCTATTATGACAAGTGTAAAGATTGAGGTGGATGAAGCTAACGGTTTTGAATAG
- a CDS encoding sugar transporter has protein sequence MEHAIETDEVSRQSKYFQVILMGVSAFVVNTTEFVPVALLSDIAQDFSITSAETGWMLTLYAWVVAAMSLPLMLLTSRLERKRLLLALFAVFIASHVLSVFAWSFQVLLISRVGIALSHAIFWAITAAIALRVAPAGKKALALSILATGTSLALVLGVPIGRIVGQWFGWRMTFAGIGGIAFIIFILQMKLLPDLPSMFDGSFNKLPELLKNPLLICLYLFCFVVFTADYAAYSYIEPFMNKIGTISENQVTFILLLFGAAGLIGSYIFSRWNERSTTKLMLVSILLILLPMMLMLWAVSSIWLLSIVTVVWGTAMILLMLTIQSKVIEIDVNAQDMVMAMFSGIINLGIGMGALLGGYAVTYISLSSVGFVGGAIAALALLIMIYMVRRFPELG, from the coding sequence ATGGAACATGCTATTGAGACCGATGAAGTCTCTCGTCAAAGCAAATACTTTCAAGTGATATTGATGGGCGTTAGCGCTTTTGTGGTCAATACTACAGAGTTCGTTCCTGTGGCACTGCTAAGTGATATTGCGCAAGACTTCTCTATTACTAGCGCCGAGACGGGTTGGATGTTGACTCTTTACGCATGGGTAGTTGCCGCTATGTCGCTGCCGCTTATGTTGCTGACTAGTCGCCTCGAGCGTAAGCGCTTGCTACTAGCTTTATTTGCCGTATTTATCGCCAGCCACGTTTTATCAGTATTTGCTTGGAGCTTTCAAGTGCTGCTCATTAGCCGCGTTGGGATTGCTTTGTCGCATGCGATATTTTGGGCCATCACCGCTGCCATAGCTTTGCGAGTAGCGCCTGCAGGCAAAAAAGCGTTGGCATTAAGTATACTAGCGACAGGAACGTCGTTAGCGCTAGTACTCGGCGTGCCTATAGGACGCATAGTGGGGCAGTGGTTTGGTTGGCGGATGACTTTTGCCGGTATTGGCGGGATTGCTTTTATTATTTTCATCTTACAGATGAAGCTTTTACCCGATCTGCCTAGTATGTTTGATGGCTCTTTTAATAAGCTGCCAGAATTACTCAAAAATCCGCTATTGATCTGCTTGTATTTATTCTGCTTTGTGGTGTTTACGGCTGACTACGCCGCTTATTCGTATATCGAACCTTTTATGAATAAGATTGGCACTATTAGTGAAAACCAAGTCACTTTTATCCTGCTCCTATTTGGCGCGGCTGGACTCATCGGTAGTTATATCTTTAGCCGCTGGAACGAGAGATCGACTACCAAGCTAATGCTGGTGTCAATCCTGTTAATTTTATTGCCGATGATGCTGATGTTATGGGCAGTAAGCTCGATATGGCTACTTAGTATAGTAACTGTGGTTTGGGGCACAGCGATGATACTACTGATGCTAACGATTCAGTCCAAAGTTATCGAGATCGATGTCAATGCTCAAGACATGGTAATGGCTATGTTCTCAGGAATTATCAATTTAGGAATAGGTATGGGCGCCTTGCTCGGCGGCTACGCTGTAACCTATATCTCGCTATCAAGTGTCGGCTTCGTGGGCGGCGCTATTGCCGCTTTGGCATTATTGATAATGATATATATGGTTAGACGCTTTCCTGAGCTAGGGTAA